tttactcactttttgaaaaaaaagtggaaccactcaaattttgagtggtTCCACTTttaatgaaaagtgagtaaaatttcAATGGGAAAAAAAAAACGGCAATACAAAACCACTCACTATTGAGTAGAAAAAATGAGCGTGtggggtatttttttttatcgtgtAACGTAACGTCAAAATTGTGTGTTTGTATGTATTTTATTATTAGCGTGCCAGATAGTTTCCCTCCCTTTTTTCGAGCCATTCTTTACTCAGTGAAAGCCGCGTTGTCCACGTTTGTGCATAATTTgcctgaaaatatattttaaattgggaaaaTGGCTCCTGTGACTCGCCGTAGCTCTATTGAGTTGGAGCAAAGTCGGAAAGCAAAGTTGCTGTTCTTGAAAAAACAGGTAAGacaattgattttttgatttgttgtttttaataatcaccaccaccaccattgCGTCATTTTTTCAGAAGCTGGCAGGCGGAGTCGGTTATGAAACAACTCGGAAATCCGAAACGGAAACCGTACCATTAGTCGGTTCTCAAAACGTAAAACAGTGTCGGAAGCGAGAAATACCGAAGGTGAGTGTCGTAAAATTAGTGAATGCCTTAGAATTGCTTGATTTAGCTCGGAGATTTACCTGACAAAACAAACATTCCGTAGAAAGCAGTTAGTTTGCTAGCTACCACGATCGCTTTTTCGCTATTCCAaaatttcgttttctttttcttgCTATAGGCATCTACTAATGACGAGCGATCTTCGGGACTTAAAAGATCCGGGCCGTCATTGACGTCTGAACCGGTGCAAAGCAAGCATCTGAAGAGTGAGAACGTTCAAAGCAGGATGCGGAAACAGGCAGTAGTTCCGCTGaagctgaaaaaaaatgttggtgaCGTCAAGCTGCGGAAACGGACTGATCGAATTTCTCCACCTACCATCCAAAGGTGCCGTAGTGACAAAAATCACAGaggtgagattttttttcgaatattttaAGTAAATCTTTTCCATTCATTTTATTCAAGAGAGATGATAATTAAACTTTTTcattaaatttgaaaacaacataTGCTTTAATACTAGACTATCTTACATGAGTATCCGAT
This genomic stretch from Armigeres subalbatus isolate Guangzhou_Male unplaced genomic scaffold, GZ_Asu_2 Contig696, whole genome shotgun sequence harbors:
- the LOC134204560 gene encoding uncharacterized protein LOC134204560; its protein translation is MAPVTRRSSIELEQSRKAKLLFLKKQKLAGGVGYETTRKSETETVPLVGSQNVKQCRKREIPKASTNDERSSGLKRSGPSLTSEPVQSKHLKSENVQSRMRKQAVVPLKLKKNVGDVKLRKRTDRISPPTIQRCRSDKNHRGR